Proteins co-encoded in one Deltaproteobacteria bacterium genomic window:
- a CDS encoding TIGR02147 family protein — protein sequence MKKGSGQIRLFDYLDYRQFLKDWYAEAKRARGSFSFRAFSKRAGFTSPNFLKLVMDGERNLTEDSLSKFVIGLKLNKQEEEFFRNLVFFNQAVEEEKKALYYERLIQSRKFNQLKPIQKSQYEYCSTWHHSVIRELVASREFDGTPEWLARRISPPITGAQAKKSLEALERLGFIAREGGSWKQTSAIVSTGAEVASLALFQYHLEMLDLAKHVMHTVSAQKRDVSALTLGVKKERISELKKKIQEFRQEILKLVSTDSDPEEVVQLNIQMFPLTRSVERHQQ from the coding sequence ATGAAAAAGGGGTCCGGGCAGATACGGCTTTTCGATTACCTCGATTATCGGCAATTCCTGAAAGACTGGTATGCCGAGGCCAAACGGGCCCGGGGCTCTTTTTCGTTCCGCGCCTTTTCGAAAAGGGCCGGATTCACTTCTCCCAATTTTCTCAAACTGGTGATGGATGGGGAAAGAAATCTCACCGAAGACAGCCTCTCCAAATTCGTGATCGGGTTGAAGTTGAACAAGCAGGAGGAGGAGTTCTTCCGCAATCTTGTTTTTTTCAACCAGGCGGTGGAGGAGGAAAAAAAGGCCCTTTATTATGAACGCCTCATCCAGTCGCGCAAATTCAACCAGCTGAAGCCCATCCAAAAAAGTCAGTATGAGTACTGTTCCACCTGGCATCATTCGGTCATCCGGGAGCTGGTGGCCTCGCGCGAATTCGATGGAACCCCCGAATGGCTCGCCCGGCGCATCTCGCCCCCCATCACCGGGGCGCAGGCCAAAAAATCGCTCGAGGCGCTGGAGAGGCTGGGGTTCATCGCCCGCGAGGGGGGGAGCTGGAAGCAGACAAGCGCCATTGTCTCCACCGGCGCGGAGGTAGCCTCGCTTGCCCTTTTCCAGTATCATCTGGAAATGCTCGATCTGGCAAAACATGTCATGCATACGGTTTCTGCCCAGAAAAGGGATGTGAGCGCCCTGACGCTGGGGGTGAAAAAGGAGAGGATATCCGAGCTGAAAAAGAAGATTCAGGAATTCAGACAGGAAATTTTAAAACTGGTTTCGACCGATTCCGATCCCGAAGAGGTGGTTCAACTGAACATCCAGATGTTTCCGCTGACGCGGTCAGTTGAAAGGCATCAACAATGA
- a CDS encoding GAF domain-containing protein has protein sequence MQLIGLRQALLDEMKLPDFKGRHLFIARLRLIIFLLCWLLFLVFFPGIWRSAPFVPLVFNLGFLVTALCYGNILKGKQILPMVGFEILADIVSQTALIYLLGADSVVVFLFYGMYVIAAGSFFGYLMALLSATMALVSYCGLLVLLQLQIVAPFVFPGVRTAFSQVKDFGYFFNLTLLPLALGIIVYGARIAHYFSKIKERALETRNVQLLALNRIGSTIRRAMNLKAVIDQVLKGVIAGLGFDVCFLALLSRHEEKVVFYVPEGNEFTVRMEEMLGFKMLDMFLPLNTVENSAYQSILKNRVIIRNDFTELTRGLVPEISGRKTVAIQQALGFRKFVITPLVAERKVVGALIGASRKEYVEESVVDTLDNFANQAAMALESAQLIEELQNKNIELQEANKIKSDFLAIMSHELRTPLTAVIGFSEILLEGVLGELNREQKDSQQEILKNAENLLHLINSILDLAKVEAGKMDLSAEPFDVSHVITEVQQTVAPLITRKNQELVTNVGPDLPRLVADPRKLRQILINLVGNAIKFTPDRGRIEVSASYYKKTDVLAEEFQLKARRFSGTGVFRIAVKDSGIGIKPEHLAHIFDIFSQVDSTFTRKYQGTGLGLALTKQLVELHGGIIAVTSEFGKGSEFKFLLPERIPGTQEGSS, from the coding sequence ATGCAACTCATCGGTCTAAGACAGGCGCTTCTCGATGAAATGAAGCTCCCCGATTTCAAGGGGAGGCATCTCTTTATCGCCCGGCTCCGGCTGATTATTTTTCTTCTCTGCTGGCTGTTGTTTCTTGTCTTTTTTCCCGGCATCTGGAGGAGCGCCCCGTTTGTGCCGTTGGTGTTCAACCTCGGTTTTCTTGTCACCGCCCTCTGTTACGGAAATATCCTGAAGGGAAAACAGATTCTCCCGATGGTCGGGTTCGAGATTCTGGCCGATATCGTCAGCCAGACGGCGCTCATCTACCTTCTGGGGGCCGACTCCGTGGTGGTCTTTCTTTTTTACGGCATGTATGTCATCGCGGCGGGTTCCTTTTTCGGCTATCTGATGGCTCTGCTTTCCGCCACGATGGCCCTTGTCTCCTACTGCGGGCTTCTTGTCCTTTTGCAGTTGCAGATTGTCGCGCCGTTTGTTTTTCCCGGCGTCCGGACGGCGTTTTCACAGGTGAAGGATTTCGGCTATTTTTTCAACCTCACCCTTCTCCCGCTGGCGCTCGGCATCATTGTCTATGGGGCCCGCATCGCCCACTATTTTTCAAAAATCAAGGAACGCGCGCTGGAAACCCGGAATGTCCAGCTTTTGGCCCTGAACCGCATCGGCTCCACCATCCGCCGGGCGATGAATCTGAAGGCGGTCATCGATCAGGTGTTGAAAGGGGTGATTGCCGGGCTCGGGTTCGACGTCTGTTTTCTGGCCCTGTTGTCGCGTCACGAGGAAAAGGTGGTCTTTTATGTCCCGGAGGGGAACGAATTCACCGTCCGGATGGAGGAGATGCTGGGCTTTAAGATGCTGGATATGTTTCTGCCGCTCAACACGGTTGAAAATTCCGCCTATCAGTCGATCCTTAAAAACCGGGTGATCATCCGCAACGATTTTACCGAACTGACGCGCGGGCTGGTTCCCGAAATTTCCGGAAGAAAGACGGTGGCCATCCAGCAGGCGCTGGGATTCCGGAAATTCGTGATCACCCCGCTGGTGGCGGAACGAAAGGTTGTGGGGGCGCTTATCGGTGCCTCGCGCAAGGAATATGTGGAGGAGAGTGTTGTCGACACGCTGGACAATTTCGCCAACCAGGCGGCGATGGCGCTGGAATCGGCGCAGTTGATCGAGGAGCTTCAGAATAAAAACATCGAGCTTCAGGAGGCCAACAAGATCAAGTCGGATTTTTTGGCCATCATGAGCCACGAACTCCGGACGCCGCTGACCGCCGTGATCGGGTTTTCGGAGATTCTTCTGGAAGGGGTTTTGGGCGAATTGAACAGGGAACAGAAGGATTCCCAGCAGGAGATATTGAAAAACGCCGAAAATCTGCTTCATCTCATCAACAGCATCCTCGATCTGGCCAAGGTGGAGGCGGGAAAGATGGACCTCTCGGCCGAGCCGTTTGACGTGAGTCATGTGATTACGGAGGTGCAACAGACGGTTGCCCCGCTGATCACGCGAAAAAATCAGGAGCTGGTCACAAACGTCGGCCCCGATCTGCCGAGGCTCGTGGCCGACCCCCGCAAACTTCGGCAGATCCTCATCAATCTGGTGGGGAACGCCATCAAATTCACCCCCGACCGCGGACGGATCGAAGTCTCGGCCTCCTATTACAAAAAAACGGACGTTCTGGCCGAGGAATTTCAGCTTAAAGCCCGCCGCTTTTCGGGCACGGGGGTTTTTCGCATCGCCGTGAAGGATTCCGGCATCGGCATCAAGCCGGAACATCTGGCCCATATCTTCGACATCTTTTCGCAGGTCGATTCCACCTTCACCCGCAAGTATCAGGGCACGGGCCTTGGCCTCGCCCTGACCAAGCAACTTGTTGAACTGCACGGGGGTATCATCGCCGTGACCAGCGAATTCGGCAAGGGCTCGGAGTTCAAGTTTCTTTTGCCGGAGAGAATTCCCGGTACCCAAGAAGGGAGTAGTTGA
- a CDS encoding thioredoxin family protein, which translates to MSWKTSILVLTVCGQFLCLHPSLAFQKGGNESDPFTVIYDEGPVPVTPGKSYTFSVTLQIPDDYYLYAESADLLLENPDGIVPGDLQKPEGVKKDDPFFGRVTDVYYNEAVMEVSLQMPPDAWTGQKTVSGKIQYQGCSDKLCYRLMQLPFEVAFTAASMPQTTEIKKGWFKSLASLVRERDFGRITAKGIWLALLVAFIGGLLTDLTPCVWPMIPVTLAIIGIRKDRNFSHNLLAVGVMVLGMSVMYSILGLLAAGAGKSLGFLFQNLVFLILLELVLVFMALSLFGLFDLRLPASLQARLAKIPSTGYRGIFFVGLTMGLFAAPCVGPVVGPLLVFVAATRDLVLGFLLLLFYALGMGVLFLVLGAFAGAVKLKIGSGAWNAWLKKALGVLMILVAVYYGRVIYGQMTAVGPPQNGLWITSLDEGMARAAKEKKPAIVDFFAQWCPPCLELDRQVWSRPSIRETLSEKWVAVKIDCTRDTKTCHEAVERFKVIGWPTVVFLDRLQKEAEKERLVGEVVDEREMTEILNRVEGE; encoded by the coding sequence ATGTCCTGGAAAACATCGATTCTCGTTCTGACTGTCTGCGGGCAGTTCCTCTGTCTGCACCCCTCCCTGGCGTTCCAAAAGGGGGGGAACGAGAGCGATCCGTTCACCGTCATCTACGATGAAGGGCCGGTTCCAGTGACTCCTGGTAAAAGTTACACCTTCTCCGTCACCCTTCAGATCCCCGACGATTACTATCTCTACGCCGAAAGCGCCGACCTCCTCCTCGAAAATCCCGACGGCATCGTCCCCGGCGATCTCCAAAAACCGGAAGGGGTGAAAAAAGACGATCCCTTCTTTGGCCGGGTGACCGACGTCTATTATAACGAAGCGGTCATGGAGGTCTCGCTCCAAATGCCTCCGGACGCATGGACGGGGCAAAAAACCGTTTCGGGAAAAATTCAGTATCAGGGGTGTTCCGACAAACTCTGCTACCGCCTCATGCAGTTGCCGTTTGAAGTCGCCTTCACGGCCGCGTCAATGCCTCAAACAACCGAAATCAAAAAGGGGTGGTTTAAGAGTCTGGCCTCGCTTGTCCGCGAGAGGGATTTTGGCCGGATCACGGCGAAGGGGATATGGCTTGCCCTTCTGGTCGCTTTTATCGGCGGTCTTTTGACCGACCTGACCCCCTGTGTCTGGCCAATGATCCCGGTGACGCTGGCGATTATCGGCATCCGCAAAGACCGGAATTTTTCCCATAATCTTCTGGCAGTGGGGGTGATGGTTCTGGGGATGAGTGTCATGTATTCGATTTTGGGACTGCTGGCGGCAGGGGCCGGAAAGAGTCTTGGGTTCCTGTTTCAAAATCTTGTCTTTCTCATTCTTCTGGAACTGGTTCTTGTCTTCATGGCCCTTTCTCTTTTTGGGTTGTTTGATCTTCGTCTCCCCGCCTCTCTGCAGGCGCGGCTCGCCAAAATTCCCTCCACGGGTTATCGGGGCATCTTTTTTGTCGGCCTGACCATGGGGCTTTTTGCCGCCCCCTGCGTGGGGCCGGTGGTGGGGCCTCTTCTTGTTTTCGTGGCCGCCACCCGCGATCTGGTGCTTGGTTTTCTCCTCCTTCTTTTCTATGCGCTGGGGATGGGGGTTCTGTTTCTTGTGCTGGGTGCCTTTGCAGGGGCGGTCAAACTGAAAATCGGTTCGGGGGCCTGGAATGCATGGCTTAAAAAAGCCCTGGGGGTTCTGATGATCCTTGTCGCCGTCTATTATGGCCGGGTGATTTACGGCCAGATGACGGCGGTTGGTCCTCCGCAGAATGGCCTCTGGATCACCTCGCTTGACGAGGGGATGGCCCGCGCCGCCAAAGAAAAAAAACCGGCGATCGTCGATTTTTTTGCGCAGTGGTGCCCCCCCTGCCTTGAGCTCGATCGTCAGGTCTGGAGCCGTCCCTCCATCCGCGAAACGCTCTCCGAAAAATGGGTGGCGGTGAAAATCGACTGCACCCGGGACACCAAAACCTGCCACGAGGCGGTGGAGCGCTTCAAGGTGATCGGCTGGCCGACGGTCGTGTTTCTTGACCGTCTGCAGAAGGAGGCCGAAAAAGAGAGGCTGGTTGGAGAGGTGGTGGACGAGCGGGAGATGACGGAGATTTTGAATCGGGTTGAAGGGGAATAA
- a CDS encoding type II toxin-antitoxin system Phd/YefM family antitoxin has product MRQARQAAVSATEAKNRFADVLGRAIYGHEPVIVEKKGKPVAVVISFQDFQALKKKDTVASGMDLFLSTVKKIHERFPARKRKKEKTSVDLLREIRLEAGR; this is encoded by the coding sequence ATGAGACAGGCAAGACAGGCCGCTGTTTCCGCCACCGAGGCAAAAAACCGGTTCGCCGATGTTCTGGGGCGCGCCATTTACGGCCATGAACCGGTCATTGTCGAAAAGAAGGGAAAACCGGTTGCGGTCGTCATTTCCTTTCAGGATTTTCAGGCGCTTAAAAAAAAGGACACCGTTGCTTCAGGGATGGATCTCTTTTTATCGACCGTTAAAAAAATACACGAGCGCTTTCCGGCCAGAAAGCGGAAAAAAGAAAAAACATCCGTTGATCTTTTGCGGGAAATCCGTTTAGAGGCCGGCCGATGA